The genomic segment gttTGATAAGATCCTAGCTATCTAGTGCACACCGTTGCgcatatatattattttcgaaaatataatttttttttttgtgtaaaTTTGGAATTTAAATAATTGGTAATATAAACAGGTTAAACAAATAGATGGGATGACATGTGAtgctaaattttaaatatattttggaCCATTATTAGTGCTTTTGCCATCAGTTTTTATTGATACAGAACTCGATCAATGTTACCATGTTTTCACATAGTTTGTAATTTGATCAAGCAAAAATTTACCTGGGAATTGTTGATGGTATGAGAAATGGTAAGAGTGAGCTTAGAAGTGATATCACTATGTGTAAGTGTGTAAATTCTTGGAAGTTTTAATGGGAGCTTCTCTTCTTCATCAACCTCTAAAAACAATACTTTCAGCTTCGATGCTTCAAATATAGCTGGCCCAATTAATCTGGCAACCTGAAAatcgagaaaaataattttttttaaagaaatatatatttgaggaagaaaagagaaataaaaaaaaaccctttattaaattataaatatccTCAAAACAATTGAGAAATTTACTGGAACAATGGACTGATTCGTTTTGACTCTCCTTCTTCTGTGGTGAAGGAAAGAGTGATTTTCCAGTGTGAAAGAAGATGTTTTTAGCTTTGATGGGATGATTGAAGCACTTGTTAAAGTTCCCATTTCTAATGAGAATTAAACAAGAAAAAATTGAAACACATAAAAAGGGTTGATCTCTCTTGAAACTTATGTTTATTACTGATATATCAATCCCTCGACTTTGAGTAAGCCAAGAAAATAAATGAAGCTTGCTCTTGGCTGCTAGATCAGCAACTTTTGCTTCAGTGTTTTGTTTTCGTTGTttgctttttctttttcttgctTTGCTTGGATGCCTGAAATGTTTGGAAACCTTAGAAGAATGGCAATTGTAATGGTTGCTTTTGTTTTGGCATGGCCTCAAAGAAAAAAGTGTGAGAGAGAGGAGGGAAGGAATGATGGTACATAATAAAGGCAAAAATTTGGGGTCCTCTTTAGGTTTTCTCGCATTTTTTCAGGAAAATTCGGTGGGATGAATATTGGTTCTTATAGGTGGGTCTATACTTATATACCAACGCTTAGATGTATTTTTAGAGGAATGTCCTAAAgatagcatcgaacttacctgCTATCGATCTAGCTAGTGCATACCAGAGAATTGTAATAGATGGAGGTTAGGATCAAACCAGCAAACTTAAATTTTTTGGTGTCGAAATTCTATATTAATTCATCCCAATAAagcaaatattaaatatttaatgaaatGTAAGATTAAAAGTTGAAGATGGGGCAAAAGTTTTGAAGAATCTTTATTTTGGCACTGCATACCACATTCACAGCAGGCATGATATGTGTTACActagaaaaaggaaaaaaaggcCGTTATGCCCAATTTGGTTCGAACCATACAGGTTTTTCCGAAAATAGAAAGAAACCAGACTATTATTTAATCCTACTTAGTAGCAAGGCTGTTATTTGGAGCTTTCGATATTTTTATAAACTCATCCCAAATTATTTCAAGTTAGTCTATTCTTTATCGAATTGAACTAATTTTAATTAGATCATCCAACTTTCTcacattttaattaaaattgaTGAAGGAATGTTGATGATTCAAAAACTAAAATTTCATCACATCATAAGGGAAGTGAAATTGACGTGTGACTGTTTATGATCCATGGACTTAAATTTCACTACATTACAAGTGGAGAAATACTCGAACCTAATATTAAAATCATCTCTTGTTTGTTGTACGTTGCTTTTTTCATTATCGATCTTAAAGTTCAAATAATGTCAAAGTACTTGGAATCTCCTTTAGATCAACAATTCTGAGAATGACAAAGATCACAGCTTTCTGCCTTACGTATGTTTTTTTGCTAAAAGTTTTATGAACAAATTTATAAAGCATAGGTTGagatcaattatttaaaaattcaaacatTTAGTTAATAAATAAAGATTTTATGCCGAAACGCAAACTACATTAATTGAAGCATTAATTAAGGAGTATCATTTCTATAAAATCTAATATTTATAGATGTAATATTGTATTATTCAGCACTATTTCTTCAAAAACTCAGCCATCTTCacccaaaaaaaatatattatttgcaAAATTTAGGCATTATGTCATGCACCGAACGCGGAAACTCGAATAGACTATATACtaacaattttaaaaagttAAGCACTGATTAAATGCCAAAACAAGTCTATTTTAATAACTGAATGTGATAGCATCCTCATAATACAAAAAACTGGAAACAAGTACGATCAAGTATTACAACATCAGCAAACTTGCTTTTATTTTATGGGCTGCGTTGACACGTTTATTATGGCAACACAACGTTACTCGCGATATACCTTACACATTAGGAGGTGGCCATATCTTTCCAAATAATTCCTCCACCCGTCTCGATTGGTTAGCGTACCCATCCATTCCAGTAGCTAGAAGCTCCACCGCCGCAGGCCTCATAGCCGAGGAGAAGCTATAATGGTCCCACTTAACAAGCTGAAAATTATTCGAGCATGGATCGAATGAAATCGAGTTAAGTTATTTGAAGAGTAAAACTGTTTGATAGGTAGGTAAAGGGAAACTCGAACTCGAACTcaaagacttgaacaactttAAATATCTTTTTGAGCTGAATTCATCAACTTTTATAGCTCAAGAGCCACTCACaagttttattatatttattactttttataaatatattcagAATTAAATGAGCTAGCGAACTCATAGCCAAATTTCAAGCATTTCTTTAATAGATCGACCTCGATAATTAAATTCGGTTCCAACATCGAGTCGAGAAGAACTCGAGCCCGAATTCATTCACTTTTGGAGCTTCGAGATTGCTAACAGAATTTAAGCTCAAACTTGAATAGTAAAAAATAGCTAATATTTGGCCAAATTCGATTCATTTGCACCCTAGGCAAGAAGAATAAGAGAGGGAAGAGAGAGAATAAAAACTCTTCTATTAAGGCAACGTCTCATGGAAAATAAAAGATCAGAATATAAATCAAACCTCTTCATCACTAAAATTATAGGAGGCAGCTGATTGTGGTGATAGCCGCCTTATGAGAGAATATTTCTCATCAGGAGGTGTCACAGAATCCTTTAGAGACTGCAATATCTTTAATGGGGAAATAATGTAGTCAACCCTGCATGCAAACATAAGTGAATATTTAACAAAGGTAACCAGAAATAATGTCGTCAACCAGTCAtgcaaatataaattatatataccCTAAAAGGTTAAAGACGTCCTGCTTGTTACGAATAGCGGCTGCCATCAATTTTGATTTGTGTCCATATTTATGAATGTAATTGTAGGCTTTTGTCACCTACATGGCAAAGGATATATACCACACAAAGCATTAGCAACAGTTCTGGTCCACTTTCCCTTTCTAAGGAGAAAAAAATACAGGTCTCCATCATTCATCGAATTTCCGAAAGGGAGAACATGGCTTTAACATTTGAATTATATGCTGAGAAAAAAAGTGGGTGGAATGTGCTCTCTGTTTCTCAAGTGTGAATGCATCCTTAAGGTTCTAGTCATTGGTTCAATGAATGTCATCGGCATTGCGACAATCAACCCACTGGAATGTGGCAAACTTGATAGCATATAGAGACCATTAATATGTAAACATCGTATACAAAGTAGCAGCTCATTGAACTGACCAAAGACAACCCAGGATCTTCTCCTCTTCTAAGAGCAGCTTCTACTTCAGGGTCGCCAGCATGATTCCGTGCCCAGTCCTAACAAAAGGTTATGACCACATCTTTATTATCACAGTAAAAGTTGTCAATGAGCTACATTACAGAGAAAGATATTACCCTAAGTCGACCAACAAAAATTTGAATAACAGAAGCTCCAGCTTGAGCTGCAGCTGCAGCTTGACAAAAGCTGCAGGTTCAGAACAAAGATAGTAGTAAAAATGTTTCAGACGCcagatttacagcatttcaaagAGGGGAATACTTCCAGAACCCTTTTTCAATAGCATAAACCGAATGGGAAGTACTAAAAGGGTTTTAagacatacatttattcaattGTGGGGAATATTATTACCTTTATATAATCTAAATGTAGCACAAGACTTGGAAAATTTAGTAAGTCGTATAGAATACATAAAAGGACTGTTTTAGTCCATTTTTTCCCCAACCCACATAAAAAGCTAACAGGAGAAGGAGAAAAAGACTAATATGAAATGACAAAAAAAAAGCATCAAGCTTTGCTGACAATCATACAAACCTTTTATACAGAtccataaaatacataaaaggACTGTTTTAGTCCATTTTTTCCATGTCAAGTAATATTCAAAATCTTTCACCCAAGACTTTcaattatttgaataaaataaggTTAGAAATCATGTTATACCTGTAGACAAAAGTCATATGTGTCTGTATGCCCTCTGACTCCAGTAACCTTGATGCTTCAATCCCCTAGCAAAGAGCAAACGATGAAGATACAAAGGTGAAGCAGCATAAATTGCAAGAAGAAAATGTTCATTCAGAAGTCCTGCGCTCCTTCTCAAAAGACAAATAATAACGTTGACCTCTGACACTAACCTGCCAAGTTGAAGGAATTTTGAACAACAAACGTTCTGGAGGCACTTCAATTTCTCGATACAGTCTCAGAAGGTCATGTGCCTGCAAATTGATTTAAAAGCAAAATAACTGATGAAAAGCGATGGGACATCAATAGACAAAGCATGTCAATGCATCAACCCAAAGTTAATTAGAAGGAACACTCATTCACAGCACTCGGCAGCTACTTCAAAGGTATCAGCCACAAATCAAATGGCAGTAGGAAGTAATTTCAGCAACAAAAATTTCACCCCTCTCCAAAACTAAACAATCAATTGTAAATAAATGAGGCAGTGAGACCATGATGTCTCATCAcatgaataaaaaaaacaaatgtaTCGAGTGAGCTATTAAAGTCACAGTAGAATCATGCAACAAAAATTATGATGATTTAACTACacgaaaaataagaaaaataggGGTATAAACACATCTGTTGAAATTTTCAAGAGAACAATCACCTTTTTAACGATTCCATTTGTATCATAGGCAAGACGAGCATCTACTTCAGTAGACACACCACCGGGCACAAGCTTTACAAGATCACCCCCAACATTTACTAAAGCCTATTATCAGATATGAATCTTTATGATTGTCCAACCAAATCTTCATTAAAGATAACAAGAGCATATGACTTAACAAGATTCCCAGTTATAGAGTACCTTGTTAAAGAAGCAAGACATGCGATCTTCGGACTTCCCTAAGGCATAACAATGTGGATCTGCCAATGCAGAGTCGACCGCACTCTGGAAATATGAcaacaaaaatgaaaaaaacatCATTAGGAATGTTTGTGCAAGCGGAATTTACTTACTCTGTATCAAAAGCCTTTTCATATCActcttcaaaaaaaattaatatcttACTAGCATACACTTCTGCAAGTGTCTACAGTTTTAATATAATCGAATACCAGCACGCATCATAGAAACAGTTGCTCATACACTACTACTAGAAAATATGATTCAAGTCTGTCTGTTTCATAGAAaagtaataataaatataaacgATATAATTACCCTAAACTTCGTGTCAGGAAGGCTACAAATGCCCAAAAGTAACGAGGAGCTGACAGTGGCAGCAGTTGGAGGAAACCTACGGAAATATCGTTTTCAAATCAGCACCTCATTCAGATGAACAAATTCAAAATCATATCCGTCGGAGGGACACAATCCCAAAGAAAGTCTCAAACGTCAAGAAATTCTATATTTAAAGAAATACTCAGAAATCTAGCCTCTCGAAATCATCGAAAACGACTGTATCAGGAACGATCTCACTGAAACTAGTCACTGCATCCAACTCAGTGCTCAACCCTATAAGCAATAGAAAAAACAACTCAACGGTCTAAATTGCAACAAAAAATGTGTAAAATCAGACTAAATGCAAATCAGATACTGGAATTTTACCAGTGTCAAGAGAAGAAGAGAAGTTAATAGAAGCTCGAATCAAAGGAAAAGCACTCAGGGGCTTCAAATTGAGATTTCGTTTTACCGGCTGAGCAGCTAATCGGAGTTCCCTCCCCTGTTCCGATCGACAAAATAGAACACAATCAAACAACAAAAATTTACACGTTCACTACAGAATACACACCCCTTTAACAATCAAGCACCTGAAATTGAAGTTTGCATGCAGGAATCAGACATGAAAGCATGTCAGTTTGCGAGATTTACCTTGAGAGAGGAAGATGACAGTAGAGCAGAGGACGGCGTAGATTGCAAAGTGGCTGACATTTTCAATTTGTTACTGAGAAATTGGAAATACCGAAGTGGCAGTGAGAGGATTTTATCTGAGATGGGGAGAGCAGATTTACAAAGGCTGATAGTTACTTTCAATTGGTCCTCAAAATTGGATTTCTGTAAATATTCCTCATATTCACTATTGTCCCAAAATGGTCATTCCAGCTTGTTTATATCAAGAAATATCATGTTTTTCcaatttatttatgttatggaACTTTTTGGATGTATTTATATGAAAATTGACCAAACTCAAGCACACTAAAAAAAAATGcacattttttatataataaataaatttttttaagttattctaaaaatatataatctCCATGCAACCTCATGTCATCAACAATAACGCACTCCTCTTCACCCTGGCGTCACAATATTCCTCCGAATTCAATTTGGATTATTTGCAATAAAATACATgtacaatttatttttaaaaaatagaaattGTGATCGAAAAAACATGTGGTGCAATGTGATGTATTATGTGTAAAGGTGAAATAATGttattaaagaaaatatttgtacATGCCTATTCTTGCAAAGGTCTGGTTGGATTTTTGGCACTAAAGATTGGTAGCATGATTTGCAATGATAAGACTTGTAcaaattcttttaaaaataaacagatCTTCAAAAAAACTTGTGGTGCAATGTGTTGCATTACAtgtaaatatgattttatgttttttccTTAAAACCTTTTTGTACAAGTTTGTTACATCTTCAAACTTAAGCGCATAGAAACAACAAACCAGACAGGATTTTTCCATTGACACATCCAACTTGAACCCATCATCCAAATACAGAAATACTAAACATAATTCTTAGGGCAGATAGTTGAGTTCAGAAAATAGAAATGGATGAGTACTTCAGTCTTGAGAAATAGATAAGTTCAACCAAACTAGATAGTATAATACCAACTAAAAAGCGTGAAAATGCAGATCTCTGATCTTACATACAAATAAATGATACAAATACTTGTGTTTTCCTATTGTCCGGATTCAAATATACTTAATCATCGCGATTTGAGAAGGGAAAAATAGTTGGAATCTGACCACATGAATCGTTCCCAATGATTCAATCTCAGAAAATacattttatcatattttgagTTGCTGATATTTGAAGTTTAAGTTTATAATTAGCTTTTATGTATATTATCCTTCTTTCTATGTgccaattattattattattattattattattttctaaaTGTGGGTAATTGATCACTCACTCCCAACTCACATAAGAAGTAACGCCATGTCTGTCTCGCAATTCAACGTCGTCGTATTGTCCAACCGAACGTGACAATATATTTACGTGTATCCTAGGTGGCTGCTTTGAAAATGGTTAACGCAACAAATGTGATATTTGGCAAGGGTTGTTTTGTTCATGTTACTCACATGGATAGCAcgtttataaattttgtatatAACATGTGTTGAGTAAATAAATCACCGTCATTTATCTATTACTTATCACATGTGTCATGCACTGAATGAATGAGGACATTATCTTTATTAGTAAAATCTAGAAACTCTcaaatttgatgttttgataGAAATTAAAGGTTTGGATACATATTTTGGAAGCATACTTTCAACTAAAAAAAACCCGAGTTGAAAATTTCGCCTTCTGTCAAGATGAATGAAAAGAAGATCTCGAACTACTTTAGAGCATATTATAATAATTGGTGGCCAACCTAGGTAGGAAACTGTGACTTAGTACCGTGCTCTTGCCTATAAATTAAcatagatttgaaattttacGAGTATTTTTGTGCCCGAAAAAGCTCAAAAAATTTAATGGGTATTGTTCTGAGGAAAATTTGTTTTTTCATAGAAGAGAACAAATTCTACtgttttattatattaaattattgttattaaataatattaatggataataaataaatatattaaaattgttGACTTAGTTGATTTCATGTGTGATTAATTAGcatcatattattattatttatttatttaataatcatGAACCTCTTAAAGCTCACTTTGATCATTTTAATGAGTGAACTTAATAataacatattttaaatatataacttCCCAACAATACATGATTTCTCTTAATTTAttctatataattttttttaatatcatcttattttcaaaatttcatataaataaaaattgaatttgAATATTAACTTTCTCACATTTAAGTATCACTATTATATTTATATGCCTGTGCAGGACGACTAGTTTCTATTACAGTAGGAGCTAGTAGCCAGGATTCGAGACCACctgataaataattatttaattttctaaaGTAGGTGAAAACTGAAAACAAAAGGTTATAAAAATTGAGAGGTTGATGAGTAAGAcaatgagtgggtctcatgtgaaatcgtttcacggatcctaatctgtgagactggtcaactctactaatattcacaataaaaaataatattcttcgcataaaaagtaaatttttttcatgaatgacccaaataaaatatctatctcacaaatacgattcATTAAACtgtctcatacaaatttttgcttAACACAATTTAGTAACGGTGGATCAAGGGGAAAATAACTAATCAGGAATTCAAAATTCCAACATTATAATATATTGTTTCCAACGTggggaaacagtaaacaaaagaaaaaaaaatatatttatttattgactCCACGTCAGTTTCTTAGCACGTGTCATACATTGTAGTCGAGTGTTAGACCATATCCAATGGGCGAGGAAAGCGTAACTCCTCGTGTGATAATCCAGGCGGGCCTCATGCGGTTTTCTTCTGCGCGGTGACGTGCtcacccacttttttttttttttttttaataaaataaaacatttcatcggtcagatgatgacgatcattaatatttaaaaatgaaaaaattttaaaatataaatcaacggtggtgaatattaattaattatgtatttttttaaattatttgtgtttttttatttaaatgacatgtgttattttttttattatatttttaaaattatgtgtttaaattctAATTAtggaaatttatttttccaattATGTATACTTTTATTctctttttaaatatatatttattttgtaaaataaaaaacGAATATTTCAATCGTCATTTTTATAACTTCATCAAACTTACGATATAAAAATGAGGCTGTGAGCTAACTTCGAGCTTACCAATTTAATTCATAGTCTGTTGTTTGATGTTGATACCAAATACCTCGGAGAGCGTAAATTTGTAAATTAATTATCAACTTGTTATTAGGAAAATATGCGTAAATATTAAAATGATTATCATAATACATTTTACGGTGCGTTTGGTTCAAATTTGTCTCGATAATTCAACAAATAATACTCAAGATTTGGCAGTCAATTGTATTATAAATCTTTGAGACGAgtcaaattttgaaccaaattaaattaacaataaATAATAAGGCATAGAATTCCATGTCCAATTACGTATATGATTTTCCAATAAAAGGTTTAGTTCATAAAGGACGCAAAAACATATGTGATAATAATGATCTACGAGTAGCGACTGTGACTTCCtcgttaaaaaaaaaagatggtaATAATAAAGTTTTGACTAATTGAACGAGTCCTTAATTCTAGATGACTTGTGTGAGTGACAACTGACAATCTCCAATGAGTAGCGAGAGTTATTTGAATTATGAGAGTTTGAAAAGTCCTCATTTTTAGGGGTGGAaaaaaaataccgaaatacTAAAATATCGTGCCGAAAAAAATACCGAACTTATCGAAAAAATCGGTAGtcgataccgtaccgaaattttcggtatcggtatcggtatgaaataatttttttttcggtatttcggtatataccgaaataccgaaaataattttttattttttatttttaaaatttaagttcggaataccaaaaaaatgtcggtataccgaaattttcggtgtCGATACGGTACCGGTATAAGTTTTTTTCATACCtgcggtataccgaattttGGTATCGGTATCGGTATCGGTATGAAAAAATTTCATACCGATATTTTCGGTACGATATATGGTACCGTAGTTCGGTACGGTGTATCCACCCCTACTCATTTCCtttggttcttgaaatattcacGAAAAGTTAAAAGTGTCTTGATTTGATGATAATGACATCCTTTATTTTTAGAGGAAAAAAGTGTTAGATTTTAATCTACGGCTTTACCTACATAAACATTGGAGAAAAATCTTCTAAATGATTTTGTGTATTTCTATGTCCAAAAGTAGCAAATATATGATGTTGACTCTGCATTGTATTCCTGCTCTCTGAGTTTCTAGTACAATACTTTGTTGGGATTGTGTGTCAAGTACTCTAATTGACCTTTTccttatttaaaaaaaaggttccaaaaatgatttttgttaaaatttattttttattattgttgtttTACGTAAATTAAAGTTTTATTTCAGTTCTTATTTACGATGCAATTATATTGGAGTAGAACGTAATATCCGAGAGCTTAAAAAAGTTAACATCTTATTAACTATTTGTAGTGGTATTTAAGATTTtacaaattttgttttttttaaaaaaaattcccttTCAAATAAAAAACTATCACCCTCGAAATTCAAAGTAAAAGAATATAGGTGAGAGCATATCAATATTATTACTGTTACGaatgtattatatatttatctAATTGAACCAACAATGAGTAAATGTATTAGCATTGGTAATTTATGGACGTATGTAGAATTTTCAATCTAATTaactattttatgatttttattaattatgataaatttaacatattttatcctttatttttgtaaattcaaaaaataGACAACGATAAAGAAagtggaattttttttatatatatagaaagGACAAAAACATGAGATATAGTAATTATATGTTTGTCAcaaatttaaaagtttattgtaatttttattttaaaaaaattatagtataaaataaaacaaaaacttgtgtgagacgatctcacgggtcgtattttgtgagattgaTATCTTATtcggatcatccatgaaaaatattactttttatgctaaaaatattattttttattgtgaatagcGGTAtgattgacctgtctcacagataaagatttgtaagACTGTCTAATAAAAGACATACTCATAAAATAAAGTTGTATAGTTCCCATAATATTTTAAGACATCCATAataaagaaattttgaaaaaatgacTTTGGAAAGGTTGGAAATTGAAACGCCCCTCGATAGTACTGttagtttttgttatttttaaaaattttagcaAGGTGAATATTATATTGTAGGAAAAGTAGTGggaatataaatataattttttttggaagggtaaatgtaaaatattttatataataaaaaataaaggaaACATTGTTATCACGGGAAATAATTATAAATCAAGAATAGTTTATTGAATTGTTTCCCAACTCAAGGACCGGAAGGAAGGTGTTGCCTTGTTTTGCACGTCTTTTTTCTCGGCCATCCATTCTATAAATTCTTCGCCTTTCCCCCTTTCATATTTCCCTTCTCTCCCTCTCCGTTCCTTTTTCAGTTTTCTGTTGCAATATTAATTTTTCTTTACAGTTTCTAGGGTTTCTCCAAGGCCAGCCAGCCCTTGTTTTTCTTTCACAGGTACAACATTTTCTCCTTTCTctctttttcttcatttttcggtttttttctttctttttctgatGGAATCTTTCGATTTTTGGCGTCTCTTTAGGTTTAGAATAAgctgttgtgttattttttcaGGGTATTTTCGGGTGTgagttttttttaatcttttattTATGCAGTTTCGGCATGGGTTTCCTTGGAATCAGTCATTCacgaaaagaaaaaaatggagTCCTCTATGTGATAAACGTTCCAATGGGATCTGCTTTTGTCCCGTTTGGATTTGTTTCATGTTGAATCATGCATCTTAAATTGGTCAAATTCGCTTCTTCTTTTTTCTGGGTTTTCACCAGAATGGTTGAATCGATCTGGTTTCGCCGATTATTTTACTGCCTTTCTGCGTGAGGCTGCGTTCTCCGGGCCCATTGGATCATTTGCAGAATCGAAAACCTGGTCT from the Primulina eburnea isolate SZY01 chromosome 3, ASM2296580v1, whole genome shotgun sequence genome contains:
- the LOC140825218 gene encoding uncharacterized protein, whose amino-acid sequence is MSATLQSTPSSALLSSSSLKGRELRLAAQPVKRNLNLKPLSAFPLIRASINFSSSLDTGLSTELDAVTSFSEIVPDTVVFDDFERFPPTAATVSSSLLLGICSLPDTKFRSAVDSALADPHCYALGKSEDRMSCFFNKALVNVGGDLVKLVPGGVSTEVDARLAYDTNGIVKKAHDLLRLYREIEVPPERLLFKIPSTWQGIEASRLLESEGIQTHMTFVYSFCQAAAAAQAGASVIQIFVGRLRDWARNHAGDPEVEAALRRGEDPGLSLVTKAYNYIHKYGHKSKLMAAAIRNKQDVFNLLGVDYIISPLKILQSLKDSVTPPDEKYSLIRRLSPQSAASYNFSDEELVKWDHYSFSSAMRPAAVELLATGMDGYANQSRRVEELFGKIWPPPNV